The region tttgttattttttgaagTGCATTCGTTCTATCTTCCTTTATCTTTAAactgttgtatttgtttcatttttcatcttttactcTTGGTTGTTCGAAAGTAGCTTTGCCTTTATTCTCATCTTCAATCTTTAATTCTcgtgtttgatttcttcttttggCGAGACTCTCGGTGAATCtcgttgatttattttgatggCTTATCTCCAGGTATTCCTTTGttcatgttttgattgttttgtgtTCTTGAAATTTCTTCAATTGTCTTCTAATTTTCAATCAATTTTGTGATTCGATCCATCGgccttttgaattttatttgtttattcttttcCTCTTTGTTGAGATCCTTCTCGGCGATTCCTTCTGGCGAAACTCATTCTCTTGACGAGACTTATTGTCttcttttatatgtttttatagGCAAAATTCATGTGGCGACTCCTCATCATTTGGTGAAGCTTTTGTACTATATGAATCTTCATTAGTGGGCGAAGCCCTTGTACTGGGAGAACCCTTATCTTTGGGTGTTCCCTCATCTTGGGAGAACCTTCTTTTGTGCGCGAAacctttattctttttatttcagggttttggacttttttttttgtttagtacTCGGTCGATTCTTCTTTACTGCCGCATTACTCCTTATTTTCCATTTGCTATGTTTGATCTTCGTTGGTTGTAATTTTAAGTTTCTTGTTTATTCCTCCTTATTCTTGATCTTCATTCTTTCTTTTTTGGTTTTCATATTTCAACATTCCTGTGTTTTTTGTGCTTGTCTTTATCTTCATTAATCGAAGTCTTTTATTCTAGCTGATGTTTACTCTTTTAACGAGTAATTGTTTCTTCGAGGTGACTCTTCTTGTttgcaattctttttcattttgagagttttgttttcttctttgaaCATATATGAGTCCTTCAAGCTCCTCCACAAATACGCTGATCTCATagggtatttatgcccgtttttgAGATCAGgtcattcaatttatttcgtcgattttccttgattttaattcttttcggGCGGACTGTCTTTCTTTTTTAGATTTGTTCTTCTGATTTGGGCGAGTTGCTTGTGATTCGTTGATTTGGGCGAGTCGCCTTATTTGGGCTCTTGGCTTTATTTTTACCCGAATCATTTTAGACCTGGTCTTCTGTTTTGAGTTCTTTCGCATTCCTTTTGATTGGCGTTTTGCCTTTCTTTcgcatttctcttatttttcggCGCTTCTCTTGCTTTCGCATTTCTCTATTTCTTGGCAGTTCGTctttcgctttattttgctttatttagttgattcgcctttcgctttattttacttcgagttgattttgatctttgatatttcgcctttagagttaatctaaattctgtttttggcattttgcttttatttttagagtaaatctatactctaatttttgggcgtttcgcctttattttagagtaaatctatactctggttttatggGCGTTTCgtctttattttagagtaaatctatactctggttttttggcgtttcgcctttattcaTTTCGATTCCTTTCTGCTTTGCTGCGTTGTATGAATTAAAGATAGTTCGCACCATTGGGTATGACAAACGTCTATACTTGACAATGGGCGATTGGCACCGTCGGGTATGACAAAAAGTATATACTTGACGACGGGCGATAGGCACCATCGGGTATGACAAAAAGTCTATACTTGATGATGGGCCTTTTGACTTCTACCTTATTCATCCTTCTTTTCCTCTTGGGGTTTTTATTCAGGAATCGGTCGGATCTATATGATTCGGCCAGATATATTTcttctttccctcttggggttttcttcAAGGTTCAAACGAATTTATCTTCTTTGTCCCTTTTAGGGTTTTTCTTTGGATGATTCATCTTTATCaagctttattttcttttctgttGTTTTCTTGATTTATTCTTTTGACCGAGCCTTATTAAGGTGAGTCTATTCTTGGTTAAGCCTTCGCTGATTCTTTTTTGGCGAAGCCTGTTTGGTTATTCATTCGTTTTGCCCAAGGtcttttccttcatttttaCATCGCTTCGTTCTCCATTATCTCAAGTGGTGTTCTCtttattgatttctttctccatcttcattattgttctggataaaattcatttgattttgtgtttcttctcttctttcaatctttatattttttttccttttcttttcttgccaCCGATTTTTGTTATGCtttctatattcttttattCCTTGTTCTGTTGGCACCATCTCTCgctttatttcctttttctgaattttttcttgtttttgtaattattagatctgagttatttgcttccgctaattgtttgtcttttttttttatcgtatTCTTCGTGGAATTTGTATCTCTTCCTTCAAGCTCCCCCATAAATACACCGGATCTCaaagggtatttatgcccgtttCTTAGATCATGTCTTCGTTTTTCGCCTTTTGGGTTGTTTTCATTCTTTCTTTTATTGCGTTGATAGGGGTGAGCACTTCAGTTTCACGTCGTTCAGGTCGAATTCTTcggttttgattttctttagcACCTTGATTATATTTTCTTCTTATCTTCTTCCGCTACATATGTGGTTTTACTCCGATGTGCAAATTCACAAAATTCgtctttttctttctaatttttctttttggattGGCTTTGTGGGGCTCTTTTTACTTTAACTCTAATTTTCtgtcttttgtttttgttggagCATTTTCCCTTCGTTGTTCTCTTCTTGAATTTGGTCCACTTATGACTTCGTTTTGGTTTTCACCTTTTCGGGTGGtatctttttgttttctttattcCTTCCATCTTTCTTGTTTCTCGTTGTCTCTAGGGGCGTTACCTTCTTCGTTATTTTCGGGTAGTATTCactttattttgttgatttattcTTCTCTTTTAGCTTCTTGAGACATCTTGTCCTTTGCTCTTTAGATCGTTTCTTCAAGTTTATTTTTGCCTTTAGGGCGATTGTTTCCTTCAGCTTTTAGGACATTTTGACCTTCGATCTTGGACCGTTTTTGCTCCTGATCAAAACTTTCTCTTCATCTGTAtgtttgtttcgccttcggtTTTTCTCTCAGGCTTCGCCTCTTGGGCACTTTGCTATTTGCCTCTCGGACGTTGTTCGTCTGGTTTTCGTGAAttctttcttttattctttttggCGGAGGTTTCTTGACTTTGcaatttttgctattttttctcCTCTTTCGCTCCAAATCGGGACTCCCTCTTCATCAATATGTTTGTTTCGCCTTCAGTTTGTCTTTCGAACCATCTCTCTTTGCCTCTTGGGCCGCTTCACTTTTCGCCTCTCGATCCAtttcgttttttattttttatttttgggcgTTGTTTGCCTAGTCTTCTGTTATTTAGGGCATCTCATCTCTtctttcagtatattttcgagcattttttcttttattttcttcatcttctatgtctgtattttataaatttgactGGTCCAATAATGGACTTCacgatataatataaatttatcatatagAGTCGTGTTCAAGATAGCAAGCGATCTTGATAAATTATGTAGGATATGgtccattataaatttttattacacGGTTTTCtcatttatgaaaatattatatattcaaGTAGTAAATTTATTACTTGATAAAGGAAACTAATAATTTCCATGTGCTACATTTAATTATTTCCTTCTTAACTAATTAGTCTTTTATAGTCATGcaatatattcttttttatgtgattttataATTAGCAAaaatctcatatatatatagatatttgtACTCATTTGTTTAACTAAAATATTGTCAAgttattcatatatatatatatatatatatatatatatatatatatatatctttccTAAAAAGAAAAGGTCTCATATAATTATATGTATGTGCTTAGTTAAAGCATTGTAAATTTATTCTATAAATATTTCCTAATAAGTAAAGATCTCATATATTACACTaagacaaaatatatattttgatagatCTTATATTGTAATTTCGATTAATGCAAAAGTAATTGCAAATTATAATGTATCAATTTAGAAGAAATCATGCGAGATGGGCAATATGCTGAAATCATGACACGAGCaatgtaataaaatatttaatgaatttGAGAACTTATCGTGATTTAGCTCCCGTTGATAATAAGATAATATCTCCGATTTTCCAATTTCTGACGTGATCCTGTTTTTCCTTTAAATTTGGCTAATAGTAATATGACCTGCTTCTTTCACCATTAATCGCCTACTTCGCTCCTTTTAGAATTATGTCACGTGCTTACTCCTTCATCAGCTGCTTCCTTCTTTTCTTGGCTcatcaatttctttttctttgaccttttttattctttaactTACCAAAATAGTGTGGCCTTATTTTTTATGACGGCCATATAGTGACCTTCTTCTACCTATAATATTTAGTCGttctttcctttttttcttcttgGCCAATCAATCAAAATCGATCAACAATAATTCTTAATCTCTCCGCCTCTTTCGATCAGttagattattattttgaattaattccGTCGGATGCCATCTTTCAATGAAAAtttatttgagttcagaaaagctcctttaAGTTCGAAGTTttcaagcttttcccacagacggcgccaattgatggattccggcatctcgacggcattaatcctgcaaaacagtgtagatggctaatcggacggtttgtccgattagctctccgatgcttaagtcagtttaggcttaagagaaagtatttgtatttattataagttgtgtgtttaggcatatctcaaactccttttatagtagttgaatgtataccttgtagaTATGTAATAGGagagtgattcctatttagtagggtttgaccctgattaggagtgtccttccttattcagacaggagtcctatttaggaagatatttctaaatagtctcgtcttcctaagttggaggctatctttctaagttggaatttgtatccaaataggacagatactccgAATATGCGTAGACCTTGGTgatcttatccgaatcccggggtcgacgtgctttgtccgagtcctcagggattcggtctttatgatgtcgaatgatgtattTCAGTTAAGGCGGATCCGGTAGATTCAGCCGTTGGTTTATCTTGATTCGCCCAtttgggcgggagtctggtgtcgtctgagaatagatctcctgcgactcggctccattataagtaAAATAAGATTCGATATCCATCAATAAAAGAGAATTTTAATTAGAACATTAGCCAGATTAGGACATTTGTTTGAAAGGAGAAAAACATtcgatttttaataatttatatacaatCAAGGTTGTGCCATTTTGAGTGTGTTTAAGCAAAATTATGGGTGTAACTAAGTCGAGTCCAGTTCTACCAAACTCGAGATTGACTCAACTCTAAAATGTAAAGCTCAAATCTCGATTCGAACTCGATCAAGTTTCTTTTAGGAGCTCGAGCTCAACTCGTTAGAATATTCAAAATTCAATCTCGACACgattatttgtataaatatttaaaaattaaattttaatagaaaataaaagtattattataaatatatataattatgaaggataaaaaagtaattaattaaaactcgATTAGACTTACGAGCTTATAAAGCCGAATGTTTCTAAGTTCAAGCTCGACTCAGTAATTAACTTGAATAGCTTGAACTCAATCACAATTTCGGCTCCTTTCAAGTTAATCCCCAATATCTTGTGATTGACTCGACTCAGTTACACTTACACCCTTCAGCAAAATGGTTGTTCCCCCGATTATTAtcaattaactaagcatgtttagtCTTGTACCAATGAAATGAATTTAAGAAAggtttaattccttaaaaaaaaaaaccaccttttactttttttttcatttatactctcaccttataaaaacaccatttgtacccaattttggatttttatgtttcatcactacccaaaagcattaaattatactcttttcatttgaaaagaatttaaaacatacttttttctatttttaaaaataaaaacaaatccttaaacttaaaaaataatcaaatacatccaaataattaattaattttcttaattttataatataataaaaatattaaaaaaaatccgaaACCAATGAGGAGCCGCCGCCGCTCCTTCTCATCGGAGGACGGAGAAGGAGCGGCGGCTGCTGGAGCGGCTCGCTCCTTCTccaatttaaaaccaaacccaTAAAATGcatgaaaagtttaaaactagGAGCATATATAGAGTTATAGCtagaaaaataaatcaattacaTTTTGAAAATAAGAGTAACCTATCTTGAGTTGTCATGGCTAACAGTCCTTGCATCACCAAATGCCTCCAACAGAGGATTTGACTTGATTACATAAAAGTATGAATCAGAATAATCCTTTTATGAGACAAATGTGCTTAAGCAATATCTAAatgtaaaaatataacatgAATTTTGCAAACTACTTCGTCACAAATATCATATGGATGCTCAAAAGCTAAGCAAGTCATCCCTGGAAAATCTCTATAAACACAACTCATTATACCTTCagcaaaaaaaaagtttagtttAGAATCGGAACCTAAATATGCTTTCCTTGCAACCGGGTTCTAGAAAAAAAGAGTAAGCTGATAAATATGCGACCTGCATACACACTTAAACACGTGTATgaacaaaaaaatatcattagCCAAGTATATCCTACCAACCTCTTACGTCAGAGATGGATGCTACCAAACTAGCACAATATGGTAACGCTGAGgggaaaaaacaaaagaaaaaatccCATGTCTTACTTCAAGAATTTGTTGCCCGACTGTTCTATCATCACCAGCAGCCCGACCACCAACATAAGTTAGATACTGCACAATCAATTTTGTTGTCTCAGTTTTCCCAGCCCCACTTTCTCCAGTGGCCAGTAATGATCAACTTAGTTGTCTCAGTTTTCCCAGCCCTACTTTCTCCACTGAATAGTATGGGTTGGCTTCTGCCTTCACTCGTCATTGCTCTGAATAAAGAACAAACATGAgctaattaaacaaatccacTAGGAAGCTCTAAGTCTCACAAATCAATATTTTGACTTGTAGGAATGACCTACCCATATGATGCATCTGCCACTCCCACAGCAAAAATGTGTTTGGCTTAGCTCACCAAATGGTGCTCCCTTGTATTGTTCCATCATATGCACATTGTAAAGATGTGGGAGCTTGGTGAACAGATTAACAGCTTAGATCTGCATTTTGCCATGAAACATATGAAATGATGTAATACCGCAAGCTTCAAAAAAGAGTTAATATTTTACCAATTTGGCTCGAGTATATTATTGGTCTCAAAATCAATAGCAAGAATGGTCATGACAACACATCAAATGCATTCATTACTTTATTTACTGCATAACATTCAACGACTGCTAAAAATGCTCAACTTAGCTTCTCAGATGCCAACTCAGACTCTGGACTTCAAGCACAAAGTAAATTTAAACAGATTCAAGAGCCAAAGAAATAAGAACTAATGTCAGAGAGCTTATATGAGCTAATTAAAATCCACAAGTTCTCAGCACCCCCAGAGTCTCCCTTTGCCAAATAGAGACTGAAAGAAGCTTCTATTTATATGTGTTGGAGGCCCTTAACCCTTTATTAATAGTAAGATATGTTGTCTTGGATAGCATAGATGGTTTGACAATACCAATCAGGCCAAGCTCTTTATCTTCCCTTCCTATGGCAGATAGATTGCTCTTCAAGTAAAAATTCAGTGAAATTAAAAGATTCTGATATCAAATCTTTCCCACATTGCCATTAACAATTTAAATGCATCCACTACCGAAAAAGTTTTATGCATAAATCCAGTAATTAGCTTAAATTTACtataattaagccaaaaaagcTAGACGGTCAATATTTGTCAAGTACATTCACCACacattttatttaacttttttatattttctaaaaaaaatagaagcgAACTACAATTGTCAGcttaaaaaaaactcacatAAATATCATTAAGAGTATATCTTCTCTCAAGATTGAAAAGCACTCCGGCCTCATgcaaatttgttaatttagtCATATCATCCATTCTGCCATGTTCTTCCTCGTCATCTTCTCTAAGAAACACCTAATCAAGATATGCCCAAAACCAAAAAAGAAAACACAGGCACTCAAAACTCACGAAAAAAATAATactcaaaataacaaaaagaaacaccaaaaatattagaaatttcACCTTCTTCCCAGAAGAAGCGACGGTAACTTGGACGTGTCTGCCGGCAAAATCGGTAATTTCTGATGCAATACATGCTAAAATCTTATCACCACATAATCACAAAAATTCTCTAACTGTGTGATACATGACCTACAAGAAAACACAAAGCATTAAATCATAAGAAATGTTtcttaatcacaataaaaatatttaccagTAATGTGATGGTATCTAACATGCCTTGCAGCATATggaaaattgtaaaatttgttTCTAAAAGTTTTGCCTTTTCCAGCCTCGGATGAGCCCTACAATTCTGAAATAGAATGGTTGAAAATGTTTCATGCGTTGATTCAGGAAACATGCTGCATGAATGTGAAAATCAAGATAAGAATAAGCTGCttataacaattttataaataaaacaaatgtcCATACCTAAATAATCAGCAATATAGGTTACTCCAGCACTTGTCAATGACTGCTTGAATTTTCTTAGGATTACATAGTTCTTGAATGATTTGTGCCCAAGTAGAGGCTTTTGGTGATAAAAACTTCTGTAACATCACTTCTACAATCTTGGAAGCACCTATAGTTCTTTGCATCTTTGATAGACGAATTACTAGCTCGTCCAGAAACTCTGCCCCATCTTGAGGTGGATCTACCTTTTCTCTCAACATTCTAAGAAATACATTGCATGtagttaagtcagggtcgcatCCCCGATCTAGCATACTATTTAGAAGATCTACAGCACGAGAAACTCTATTCTGGTTGCATAAAGCATTAAAGAGTATGTTATATGTAATAACATCTGGTTGGGAATCAGGTTCCAAACATAGCATCTCGTTGTAGAGTTTTAAAGCCTCTTCTACTAAACCTGCATTGCAGAGGCCATGAATCATTAAACTGTAAGCCACAACATCAGGCCTTTGTCCAGTCGCCAACATTTTTGTCCAGACCATCATAGCCTCCTTGGCGTTCCCATCCTTATATAGGCCATCAACGAGTACACTATAACAAACTTCATTCTGTACACAAATAGTTGTTGCCATGTTCTTCCACACCTCAACTGCTTTATGGCTGTTACCCACTTCAAAGAATCCCTTCATTAATGAGCTATAAGTGAATGCATTCGGTGTGCAACCCTTACCAGTCATTTCCAAAAGAATTTCCATTGCTTTATCTGGCTTTCTATCTTGACATAAGCCGTGTATAAGCGCACTATATACAATAGTGTTAATTTTGCATCCTTTATCTATTGATTCCTTGAACAATTGCATTGCCTCCTCGGACTTCCCCTCCTTAAATAGCCCACTAACTAGAACCGAACAAACATATTCATTAACACGAATCCCTCTTTCTTCCATCAAAACAAGAAGACGAGCGCCATCTACAACTCTTCCTTGCTTAACAAGTCCATTAATAATCGTCCCGTACGTGACTTCATTAGGCACACATTTACTCAACACCATTCGATCCAAAAGATTAAGAGCCTTATCCAACTTCCCCTTCAACAATAAGCCATGTATAAGGGTGTTATACGTCACTTCATTAGGAACACAACCCTTAAGAAACATGTTATCAACAAGCTTAGCAACCCGCGAAAAGTCACCCTTTCTACACAACCCATTGATCAACACATTAAAAGTAACCGGATTAGGAAAACACCCCTCAATTTGCATCTCATCTAGCAAAGAAACCGCCTCATCAATTCTATCAACTTTACAAAGCCCGTCCATCAATGTACAATAAGTATAAGCATCCGGTACACATTTCCTAACCGGCATTTCTCTAAACACCTCAATTGCATTATCAACCAATCCCAACTTACACATAcatttaataatcaaattaaaactaagcaCATTAGGCACTATATTTATATCTTTACAACCCAATATAACAGAATTATAAAACTCCAAAGCGCGATCATATAATCCAGTTTGTATAGTTACATTAAGAACAGAGTTAAAAGACTTAACAGTAGCTCTACAACGAAACTCATAATTCATTCTATAAAACAACTCAATAGCTTTATCAGGTAAATGAGCTTTACCGTAAGCTTTAAACATTAAGATAAAACTCTTCTCTAAAAAAACCCGTTTTTCGAGCTTCATTCGTGTTAAAACCCTGTCTAACGAGCTAAAATCACTGGAATTTGCATAGTTTTCAATGAGTGAATAAAATGTTGAATCACCAACCTTGAATGAGCCCATTTTGGCGCctgaattgaaaaaattatcacAAACTGGAGAAGAATCAGTTTCAGTGTCGTTTTGGAGATGATTATTGTGAGTTGGGGTCGTTTTAGTTGCGAGTGAAGAGCAATAACAGCAGTGATTATGCACGGAAGATAatttaattagggttaaataGAGTTTTTTGTTGCTATTGTTTAGGGTGTTGAGGAAGTTTGTGCTGAGTATATAAGGCATATTGGGTCGCCGGAATTATCTGAACCGCCGCCTAATAGCGAATTTCTGAACCGCCTTGTTTCATTTTATTCTTGAATTCTTCAGCTTGTAAACGTCGATCACTTATGAAGTTATAGAACCGATAATCTCTTACGACAGTCGGGAGAGGAAGTAGGGCGTGGGGGTGTAACCCGAACCGAATCAGACTGAAATACAGGTGTGGTTTAATTTTGGCACAAATTACAAAATAACCCTCTTAATTTTCTCAGAAATACAGATAAGCCCTTAAACTATTTTTGCAAACAATTAAACCTCTCTATTTTCAAAATAGAACAATTAAacccataaaattttaaaatcatacaAGTAAACCATTCTGTTATATATGGAAGTTCACAAAGTTAAGATTgttagaaaaaagttcaaaaataccATTAATGTTTACAATGTTTTTCAAATTAATCCTTCAGATATCTTTTATTGAAAAAACTTTAAATCAGGGATCCAATAACACTTTTACTTTTTacataatttctttttaaagaaATCAACCTCTAGTGAGCGGAGGTTGGTTCAGGGACAAACCCACTTTTCAGGCGAATTGGATTCATATGAGAATTGTTCTCAAACAACCCTCGTTCTTCTGACAACAAAACTCGTCTAATCTGAGAGAAGAAATAAGCTTCTTATGTTCTACATTGTCCTGCGACGGTTTGCATGAGGAGACCGGCGGTGGGTTAAAAGAGGAGGGCCGGCGATAATTTGATGGTcttaattaggttttaattagGTTCTTAATTAAGTTTCAATTAGATTAAATAACGCTTAATTGGATTTTGATTAGTTTAGGTgggtttaattaagttttaattgatttaattgggttttaaatggattaattaggtttaattggtttgatttgtttaattacacttaattaggttttaattgattttaatacaAATATTAATGAGTTAGAGCTAATTAGAAAGAAAAGAGTGAAAAAATGTCAAAAGATTCATAAATgcagaattgataaatattttaattatgaagattatttttaaacttttttctataaGGTTAATAATAGTTTATAACGTTTTTGGATATAAGGGTTTAATTGCTATGTTTTAAGACAATGAAGGCTTAATTATGCCCAATTTAGTTTAAGGATTTACCTATACTTTTGAGGAAACACACGAGGTCTTTTGTTTCTTTtgccttcatttttcatgattttttttataattttcaattttttaaaaggtctatctatagtatatttttaattaataacattgtttaaaacaaatatatacatacattacatacaatatatataacaGAAATtcagtttatatttaatttctatatctattaatttttcatttctgttttattttattttttatttttataatttttgaaaggagatatattcttatattttgattaaccaaacaattaaattcaaacccaattttatttttaatttaatttgatttttatttcattcGAAAATGTAATAGTCACGGTAATTTATATCGAATTTATCAATACACATTCAAAATTATAGCAGCTAGAACGGTCACCCCTTACTTCATCACCGTAATTTTTCTTCTTAGCTGATATTATCTAATtgtattatcattttttataattctgaCAAATCACTAGATTCAATGACGAGATATGTTTCTATTTTAATAGATTTAGAGAATCTACTAATGAGTTATatctcaaatagtataagcgttAAGTAGCATTTTACTAGTCCTATATTCATTTTTTCCCCTTAAAATCACTTTCTCTCCACAGTAATAAAAGaaacaagataaaaaaattcgCAGCAAATCTAGCTAGACACCTTAGTAAAAGGTTCCTGGATGCAAGAAAAGGGCTGAACCTAAaatcaataatattaaattttcataaaatttatatgatttatcatattaaaataaagtacTAATTTTTGTGTGTGTACGATGTACTTCATATAGTCCATTGCACCATTTTCTATTACAATGAAATTAGTTTCTAGCCATAGATCCTAACTCCAACAAAATGACTTCTAATAAAATGTAATTCCTTAACAACATCTCCCATATACATTCTTTCATGGGGTGATTCATTCGAACAACCTACTCCAACTTTAAACACTGACACCAAACATTCTCTCACCTTATCATAATTCAATCTGCATAACCTGtctgtttcttcttcttcatcatcatcatctactTGGCTTGACATTAAGCAATTTTCATCTTCTTTCTTAGTTACTGTTAGTACTgacttttctttcttttctttggaGAGAAGAAGAGCTGGATCCATGACCTTCTCAGCGTCGTTTGGCAGTGAATTTTTCACATAATTGTGCAGGTTGGTATGGCCTTCAAATATTTGATCTGTTGGTCTTTTTCCTGTAAATAATTCTAGTACAAGGATCCCATAACTATACACATCTCCTTCTTTTGATGTTGTGCCACTCATTCCATACTCTgcattttatatacaaattcaACTCAATTTGTAAGCTAAGAAACTATCTGATCTTGATTCGTTTGAAACTTTATAAAAAAGAGTACTAAAACTTTTACCTGGAGGTGTATAGCCAATTGTCCCCCTTATTCCCACTGAGCTAGTTGTTTGGCCTTGAGAAACACCATCTACGCTCAAGAAAAGCTTAGCCAAACCGAAATCACCCAAATGAGCAACCATATCGTCGTCAAGAAGAACATTACTCGGCTTCAAATCACAGTGAACAATCGGATTCTCACACAAATCGTGAAGGTAATGCAATGCAGACGCCACATCAATCGCAATATTCAATCTCCGAAGAAAATTCAATTTCACAAACAGATCATCCTGATGCAGCCATTTCTCCAAGCTTCCGTTATCCATGAGCTCGTAAACTAAAGCTTTGAATTCATTACCTTTATAATCGATACTCGAACAGTACGTTAATAGCTTGACAAGATTCCGGTGGCGGACTGAGCTTAACACCTTGCACTCCGCCGTCAGACTTTTCGCAGCGCC is a window of Mercurialis annua linkage group LG2, ddMerAnnu1.2, whole genome shotgun sequence DNA encoding:
- the LOC126669390 gene encoding pentatricopeptide repeat-containing protein At4g20090 codes for the protein MPYILSTNFLNTLNNSNKKLYLTLIKLSSVHNHCCYCSSLATKTTPTHNNHLQNDTETDSSPVCDNFFNSGAKMGSFKVGDSTFYSLIENYANSSDFSSLDRVLTRMKLEKRVFLEKSFILMFKAYGKAHLPDKAIELFYRMNYEFRCRATVKSFNSVLNVTIQTGLYDRALEFYNSVILGCKDINIVPNVLSFNLIIKCMCKLGLVDNAIEVFREMPVRKCVPDAYTYCTLMDGLCKVDRIDEAVSLLDEMQIEGCFPNPVTFNVLINGLCRKGDFSRVAKLVDNMFLKGCVPNEVTYNTLIHGLLLKGKLDKALNLLDRMVLSKCVPNEVTYGTIINGLVKQGRVVDGARLLVLMEERGIRVNEYVCSVLVSGLFKEGKSEEAMQLFKESIDKGCKINTIVYSALIHGLCQDRKPDKAMEILLEMTGKGCTPNAFTYSSLMKGFFEVGNSHKAVEVWKNMATTICVQNEVCYSVLVDGLYKDGNAKEAMMVWTKMLATGQRPDVVAYSLMIHGLCNAGLVEEALKLYNEMLCLEPDSQPDVITYNILFNALCNQNRVSRAVDLLNSMLDRGCDPDLTTCNVFLRMLREKVDPPQDGAEFLDELVIRLSKMQRTIGASKIVEVMLQKFLSPKASTWAQIIQELCNPKKIQAVIDKCWSNLYC